The Prosthecobacter dejongeii genome contains a region encoding:
- a CDS encoding endo-1,4-beta-xylanase, protein MKFILLSALLSVCLHSAQALEIPAGGTEIGSSLKASANAEAGKAVTLEKGARITVEKADASKAYLAQFTVPCTPEIKAGEPVLAVIKARVLGPSSKGVMIAKLQLQQAPYLALSAETTLEVHPEWTELPVTLVPNKNADAGMAALVLLCGQKEQALEVESVRLFSYPAKTDIATLPRIRRSYAGREAQAPWRKAALERIEKHRQADLALTLTDPAGQPLKNTEVRAVLQRHEFGFGSAVPVKWLLEDSQDGRNFRNIVDRLFSIVVFENDLKEGEWPPEASAEKRHHRNAQLDQAFAWLQARHIPVRGHYLMQVATPYNLHGINDAEVIRQRIFEGTRERLGFVKDRVREWDVINHPIAWHGADMLNAKPGLAEIDRETYRLARSLTDLPFWVNEDQIFRPGPQQERTFTYIQALNEAGLSVAGLGNQAHFDESFLPSPEDLLAVTDRYAKIVPSQSITEFDVVTQADEELAADYTRDVLIACFSHPAYSSILLWGFWEGTHWKPEAASWNKDWSIRLRGEVLEEWIGRRWRTDVTLKTDAEGRVKWRGFPGDYLVTTYLEGGVANSTVTLHHQKPTGRASLQKTSAPQP, encoded by the coding sequence GTGAAGTTTATCCTGCTCTCCGCCCTGCTCAGTGTGTGTCTCCACTCCGCACAAGCCCTGGAAATCCCTGCCGGAGGGACCGAGATCGGCAGCTCTCTGAAAGCCAGCGCCAACGCGGAAGCGGGAAAAGCCGTGACTCTGGAAAAGGGGGCACGCATCACGGTAGAAAAGGCTGACGCATCCAAAGCCTATCTTGCCCAGTTTACCGTCCCCTGCACGCCTGAGATCAAAGCCGGGGAGCCTGTGCTAGCGGTGATCAAGGCCCGTGTCCTGGGCCCGTCCTCTAAAGGGGTAATGATAGCCAAACTGCAATTGCAACAAGCCCCCTACCTAGCCCTCAGCGCGGAAACCACCCTGGAGGTTCATCCTGAATGGACTGAATTGCCGGTGACTTTGGTGCCCAACAAAAACGCAGACGCAGGCATGGCGGCGCTAGTCTTGCTGTGCGGGCAAAAAGAACAGGCCTTGGAGGTCGAAAGCGTCCGACTGTTCAGCTACCCAGCGAAAACAGACATCGCCACCTTACCGCGCATCCGCCGCAGTTATGCCGGGCGTGAGGCCCAGGCTCCCTGGCGAAAAGCCGCGCTGGAGCGGATCGAAAAACATCGCCAAGCCGATCTGGCTCTGACCCTGACGGACCCGGCGGGTCAACCCCTGAAGAACACCGAAGTCCGCGCTGTTTTGCAGCGCCATGAATTTGGTTTTGGTTCCGCTGTGCCCGTAAAATGGCTACTGGAAGACAGCCAGGATGGGCGGAACTTCCGGAATATTGTGGATCGCCTGTTTAGCATCGTGGTGTTTGAAAACGATCTCAAAGAAGGGGAGTGGCCGCCCGAGGCGAGCGCCGAAAAACGCCACCACCGCAATGCCCAGCTCGACCAAGCTTTCGCTTGGCTTCAGGCGCGTCACATCCCGGTGCGCGGCCACTACCTCATGCAGGTGGCGACCCCCTACAATCTCCACGGCATCAACGACGCCGAGGTCATCCGGCAGCGGATCTTCGAAGGCACCCGTGAGCGGCTCGGCTTCGTGAAAGACCGTGTGCGTGAATGGGATGTGATCAATCACCCCATCGCCTGGCATGGCGCTGACATGTTGAATGCAAAACCCGGATTGGCAGAGATTGACCGGGAAACCTACCGGCTGGCACGGTCCCTGACGGACCTGCCTTTTTGGGTCAACGAAGATCAGATCTTCCGCCCCGGCCCGCAGCAAGAGCGCACCTTCACCTACATCCAGGCGCTGAATGAAGCCGGTCTCTCCGTAGCAGGCCTGGGCAACCAGGCCCACTTTGACGAAAGCTTTCTGCCATCCCCTGAGGACCTTCTAGCCGTGACCGATCGCTACGCGAAAATCGTTCCCTCGCAGTCCATCACGGAATTTGATGTGGTGACGCAGGCCGATGAAGAGCTGGCCGCAGATTACACCCGCGACGTGCTGATCGCCTGTTTTAGCCATCCCGCCTACAGCAGCATCCTTCTTTGGGGTTTTTGGGAAGGCACGCACTGGAAACCTGAAGCCGCCTCCTGGAACAAGGACTGGTCCATCCGTCTTCGCGGTGAGGTACTGGAAGAGTGGATCGGCCGACGCTGGCGCACAGATGTGACTTTAAAAACCGATGCCGAAGGCCGGGTCAAATGGCGGGGGTTTCCCGGTGACTATCTGGTGACGACCTATCTTGAAGGTGGAGTG
- a CDS encoding pseudouridine synthase: MKLDRFLAKQSSLGRSAAHRLIAARRVRVDGSVCTSNQQEVDRFTRIELDDTLLQEPERALYLMLHKPVGILSATVDPVHRTVIDLLDDPDKHTLHIAGRLDRGTSGLILLTNDGRWSKRLMEPVEHVAKVYLVETAEDILPDAVAAFAAGFYFHTEDITTLPAELEILAPRRARLTLYEGRYHQVKRMFHRVQNRVTALHRESIGSLRLPTDLQAGQWRPLTAEEVAAF; this comes from the coding sequence ATGAAACTGGACCGCTTCCTTGCCAAACAGTCCTCCCTGGGTCGCAGTGCAGCCCATCGGCTGATTGCGGCCCGGCGCGTTCGGGTGGATGGCAGTGTCTGCACCAGCAATCAGCAGGAGGTGGATCGCTTCACCCGAATTGAGCTGGATGACACCCTTCTTCAAGAACCTGAGAGAGCGCTCTACCTCATGCTGCATAAGCCTGTGGGCATCCTCAGTGCCACCGTGGATCCCGTGCACCGCACGGTCATTGATCTGTTGGATGATCCCGACAAACACACCCTGCACATCGCGGGGAGGCTGGACCGTGGCACCTCTGGGTTGATCCTCTTAACGAACGATGGCCGCTGGTCCAAGCGCCTGATGGAGCCTGTGGAGCACGTGGCAAAGGTGTATCTTGTGGAAACGGCGGAAGACATTCTTCCAGATGCAGTGGCTGCCTTTGCGGCTGGATTTTACTTCCATACCGAAGACATCACCACCCTGCCTGCGGAGCTGGAGATCCTCGCCCCGCGCCGAGCACGGCTGACGCTCTATGAAGGGCGCTACCACCAGGTGAAGCGCATGTTTCACCGCGTGCAAAACCGCGTCACTGCGCTGCATCGGGAAAGCATCGGCAGTCTTCGCCTGCCCACAGATTTGCAGGCAGGTCAATGGCGGCCGCTGACCGCTGAGGAAGTCGCCGCTTTTTAA
- a CDS encoding NAD-dependent epimerase/dehydratase family protein: MKALITGGAGFIGSHIAEALCARGASVVVLDNLSLGNLENLAWKKPGDDLEFVQGDIGDEALLAKITAGCDWVFHEGALPSVPRSVAQPWESNSQNLDGTLKVLIAARDAGVKRFMFASSSSIYGDSDAPSKYEGLPPNPLSPYALQKYASEKYGQLFHRLYGLETVGLRYFNVFGPRQAFDSPYSGVIAKYCTAMLKGERPLVFGDGLQARDFTFVDNAVSANLLAAEAPAEKVAGKFFNTAAGDSISLLQLIEELNQLTNQKLEPEFQPPRVGDVRNSLADISAAREAMGYEVLVDWKDGVARTLDFYR; the protein is encoded by the coding sequence ATGAAAGCTCTCATCACCGGCGGTGCCGGATTCATTGGTTCTCACATTGCTGAAGCTCTCTGTGCCCGTGGGGCGAGTGTGGTCGTGCTGGACAATCTCAGCCTGGGTAACCTGGAGAATCTAGCCTGGAAAAAACCGGGGGATGATTTGGAATTCGTTCAGGGAGACATCGGCGATGAAGCGCTGCTGGCGAAGATCACCGCCGGTTGTGACTGGGTGTTTCATGAAGGTGCCCTGCCTTCGGTGCCCCGCTCCGTGGCACAACCGTGGGAGAGCAATTCGCAAAACCTGGATGGCACACTGAAGGTCCTCATCGCAGCCCGCGATGCCGGCGTGAAGCGCTTCATGTTCGCCAGTTCCTCCTCCATTTATGGCGATTCCGATGCTCCTTCCAAGTACGAAGGCCTGCCACCGAACCCGCTTTCACCTTACGCATTGCAGAAATACGCGAGTGAGAAGTACGGCCAGCTTTTCCACCGCCTGTATGGTCTGGAAACCGTGGGTCTGCGTTACTTCAATGTCTTTGGTCCGCGCCAGGCCTTTGATTCACCCTACTCAGGCGTGATCGCTAAATACTGCACCGCCATGCTCAAAGGCGAGCGCCCTCTGGTGTTTGGCGATGGTCTCCAGGCCCGCGACTTTACCTTTGTGGACAATGCCGTCTCTGCCAACCTGCTGGCCGCTGAGGCCCCCGCAGAAAAGGTGGCGGGCAAGTTCTTCAATACCGCAGCGGGCGACTCCATTTCCCTCCTGCAACTCATCGAAGAACTGAATCAACTGACCAACCAGAAACTGGAACCCGAATTCCAACCCCCACGCGTGGGCGATGTGCGGAACTCCCTGGCAGACATCTCCGCTGCCCGTGAAGCCATGGGTTACGAGGTGCTGGTGGACTGGAAGGATGGCGTGGCACGCACGCTCGACTTCTACCGTTAA
- a CDS encoding AAA family ATPase — MKKAAAFSLGCVYLRTVIAIATASQKGGVGKTTLCINLAYSLARRGWNTLLVDTDPQGGVGLSLARSTKAKQGFYDFLTGEKNFNKLVLSTRLPELQILPAGQYDACARQGWSPAEVPARLADLLRAAELRGVDCLIIDTAAGLNGMSESVVKACDYVILPQQAEPLAVRSVPHMLETLSRFRAEGAGVKVAGILLTMVMGENQISQKVVAELRALLPADLMFEQSIPRMGSFLEASAMGVPVALIKRNPPPEALIFDQIAAEIEQRTGLLQEREASDNHASLLD, encoded by the coding sequence GTGAAAAAAGCGGCTGCATTCTCGCTGGGTTGCGTCTATCTGCGCACTGTGATCGCCATTGCAACGGCCAGTCAAAAAGGCGGTGTGGGTAAAACCACGCTGTGCATCAACCTCGCGTACTCGCTCGCACGGCGCGGATGGAATACCCTGCTCGTGGATACCGATCCACAGGGCGGAGTCGGTCTATCCCTGGCCCGTTCGACCAAGGCGAAGCAGGGCTTTTATGATTTTCTGACCGGGGAAAAAAACTTCAACAAGCTGGTGCTTTCCACCCGCTTACCCGAACTGCAAATCCTGCCTGCCGGCCAGTATGATGCCTGCGCTCGCCAGGGCTGGTCCCCGGCGGAGGTGCCGGCGCGTTTGGCAGACCTGCTGCGCGCTGCCGAACTGCGCGGTGTGGACTGCCTCATCATTGACACCGCTGCGGGTCTCAATGGCATGTCAGAGTCCGTGGTAAAGGCTTGCGATTACGTCATCCTGCCTCAGCAGGCTGAGCCCCTGGCCGTGCGCAGCGTGCCGCACATGCTGGAGACTCTATCCCGCTTCCGCGCGGAGGGGGCTGGAGTCAAAGTGGCGGGCATCCTGCTGACGATGGTCATGGGTGAAAATCAGATCAGCCAAAAAGTGGTGGCTGAACTCCGTGCCCTGCTGCCTGCAGACTTGATGTTTGAACAGTCCATCCCTCGCATGGGTTCCTTTCTCGAAGCTAGCGCCATGGGAGTCCCGGTGGCTTTGATCAAACGCAACCCTCCCCCCGAAGCATTGATCTTTGACCAGATCGCCGCAGAAATTGAACAACGCACCGGCCTGCTCCAGGAACGCGAAGCCTCCGATAATCATGCAAGTCTCCTGGATTGA